In Pseudomonas putida, a genomic segment contains:
- a CDS encoding EAL domain-containing protein, whose amino-acid sequence MSLVASPDIMYRLLIQSMVDYAIYMLTPDGIVANWNPGAQRAKGYDADEVVGQHYSLFYSEDERAAGLPELNLEQARSTGRFEEKGLRVRKDGTAFHAHVVIDAVRDDRGQLLGLAKVTRDISERRRQEHELLQAKELAEQYSQEMATVSQFLDSVIANIPASVIVQDLASQRILLANQQAEDLFGGRDTPMIGRLPSECLSPAVADFLEQQLARGARSAKGYAAETRVDTACGPRTLRSRALLSQNREGQADYVLFVAEDATEQLAAHAQIHHMAHHDALTGLPNRTLFNERLKQALLRGEESGKLTAALCLDLDNFKNINDSLGHAFGDKLLRALGKRLRRELREHDTLARLGGDEFAVVLTRLDNREAACNTAQRLIDAICPPFQIEGHQFSVGVSIGVAIAPDDNEQAEQLLGYADMALYEAKRNGRNRYECFHVELDVAARQRRLVETDLRTALHLGQLHLHYQPVVDQQTRSVTGYEALLRWEHPTRGMVMPMDFIPIAEETGLIHELGARALNLACQEAASWGTDQTVSVNLSPVQFKNTNLAHSVALALADSGLAPHRLELEITESVLLGNSDENVRILRALKDLGVSISLDDFGTGYSSLGYLRSFPFDRIKIDKSFVHDMCESREAMSIIRAITELSNSLMIKTTAEGVESPEQMRRLAAEGCSHFQGYLYGRPAPASERLTQVQAVAG is encoded by the coding sequence ATGTCGCTAGTCGCAAGTCCCGACATCATGTATCGGCTGTTGATCCAGAGCATGGTGGACTATGCCATCTACATGCTCACCCCCGACGGAATCGTCGCTAATTGGAATCCCGGTGCCCAACGCGCCAAGGGTTACGACGCCGATGAGGTCGTCGGCCAGCACTACTCGCTGTTCTACAGCGAGGACGAGCGTGCCGCCGGCCTGCCTGAACTGAACCTCGAACAGGCGCGATCGACTGGGCGCTTCGAGGAGAAGGGCCTGCGCGTGCGCAAGGATGGCACGGCGTTCCACGCCCACGTGGTCATCGATGCCGTGCGAGATGATCGCGGCCAGTTGCTGGGCTTAGCCAAGGTTACCCGCGATATTTCCGAACGCCGCCGCCAGGAGCACGAACTGCTGCAGGCCAAGGAACTGGCCGAGCAGTACAGCCAGGAAATGGCCACGGTGTCGCAGTTTCTGGATTCGGTGATCGCCAACATTCCGGCCAGCGTCATCGTCCAGGACCTGGCCAGCCAGCGTATCCTGCTGGCCAACCAACAGGCCGAGGACCTGTTCGGCGGGCGCGACACGCCAATGATCGGCCGCTTGCCGTCGGAATGCCTGTCGCCAGCCGTGGCCGACTTCCTGGAACAGCAGTTGGCCCGAGGCGCACGCAGCGCCAAGGGTTATGCCGCCGAAACCCGTGTCGACACCGCCTGTGGCCCGCGTACCCTGCGCAGCCGTGCGCTGCTCAGCCAGAACCGCGAAGGCCAGGCCGACTACGTGCTGTTCGTGGCCGAGGATGCCACCGAGCAGCTTGCCGCCCACGCGCAGATCCATCACATGGCGCACCACGACGCGCTCACCGGGCTGCCCAACCGCACCTTGTTCAACGAGCGCCTCAAACAGGCGCTGCTGCGTGGCGAGGAGAGCGGCAAGCTGACCGCCGCGCTGTGCCTGGACCTGGACAATTTCAAGAACATCAACGACTCGCTCGGTCACGCCTTCGGCGACAAGCTGTTGCGCGCCTTGGGCAAGCGTCTGCGCCGCGAGTTGCGCGAGCACGACACGCTGGCGCGCCTGGGGGGCGACGAGTTCGCCGTGGTGCTGACCCGCCTGGACAACCGCGAGGCCGCCTGCAACACCGCGCAGCGGCTGATCGACGCCATCTGCCCGCCGTTCCAGATCGAAGGCCATCAGTTTTCGGTGGGCGTGAGCATCGGCGTGGCTATCGCGCCGGACGATAACGAACAGGCCGAGCAACTGCTGGGCTACGCCGACATGGCCCTTTACGAGGCCAAGCGCAATGGCCGCAACCGCTACGAGTGCTTCCACGTCGAGCTGGATGTGGCTGCGCGCCAGCGCCGCCTGGTCGAGACCGACCTGCGCACCGCCTTGCACCTGGGACAACTGCATTTGCATTACCAGCCGGTGGTCGACCAGCAGACCCGCAGCGTGACCGGCTACGAGGCGCTGTTGCGCTGGGAGCACCCGACCCGGGGCATGGTCATGCCGATGGACTTCATCCCGATCGCCGAGGAAACCGGCCTGATCCACGAGCTGGGTGCGCGTGCGCTGAACCTGGCGTGCCAGGAGGCCGCCAGCTGGGGCACCGACCAGACCGTTTCGGTGAACCTGTCGCCCGTGCAGTTCAAGAACACCAACCTGGCGCATTCGGTGGCCTTGGCCCTGGCCGACTCCGGCCTGGCGCCCCATCGCCTGGAGCTGGAGATCACCGAGTCGGTGCTGCTGGGCAACAGCGATGAGAACGTGCGCATCCTGCGGGCGCTGAAGGACCTTGGCGTTTCCATCTCGCTGGACGATTTCGGCACTGGCTATTCGTCCCTGGGCTATCTGCGCTCGTTCCCGTTCGATCGGATCAAGATCGACAAGTCGTTCGTCCATGACATGTGCGAGAGCCGCGAGGCGATGTCGATCATCCGTGCGATCACCGAGCTGTCCAACAGCCTGATGATCAAGACCACCGCCGAGGGCGTGGAATCGCCAGAACAGATGCGGCGCCTGGCAGCGGAGGGCTGCTCGCACTTCCAGGGCTACCTGTACGGCAGGCCTGCGCCGGCCAGCGAGCGCCTGACGCAGGTGCAAGCGGTGGCCGGCTAA
- a CDS encoding TetR/AcrR family transcriptional regulator: MSDSLVSLGQPEIGGGRKSRKNNPEKTREDILQAAINEFVQQGLAGARVDAIAERTATSKRMIYYYFGSKEQLYVECLVKLYGDIRKTEHSLDLESLPAEQAIRRLVEFTFDHHDRNVDFVRIVCTENIHYGEYVKQSPVIREMSSLVLEALARTLRRGEQEGVFRPGIEVIDLHMLMSSFCFYRVSNRHTFGEIFQIELSDETVKQRHKDMICEAVMRYIRA; the protein is encoded by the coding sequence ATGAGTGATTCGCTAGTCAGCCTCGGCCAGCCTGAGATCGGAGGGGGGCGCAAGTCGCGCAAGAACAACCCCGAGAAAACCCGCGAGGACATCCTCCAGGCCGCCATCAACGAGTTCGTCCAGCAAGGGCTGGCCGGCGCGCGGGTGGACGCCATCGCCGAGCGCACCGCCACCTCCAAGCGCATGATCTACTACTATTTCGGCAGCAAGGAGCAGCTTTACGTCGAGTGCCTGGTCAAGCTCTACGGTGACATCCGCAAGACCGAGCACAGCCTCGACCTCGAGTCGCTGCCGGCCGAGCAGGCGATCCGTCGCCTGGTCGAGTTCACCTTCGACCACCACGACCGCAACGTCGATTTCGTGCGCATCGTCTGCACCGAGAACATCCACTACGGCGAATACGTCAAGCAGTCGCCGGTGATCCGCGAGATGAGCAGCCTGGTGCTCGAGGCACTGGCCCGCACGCTGCGTCGTGGCGAGCAGGAGGGCGTGTTCCGCCCGGGCATCGAGGTCATCGACCTGCATATGCTGATGAGCTCGTTCTGTTTCTACCGGGTGTCCAATCGCCACACCTTCGGCGAAATCTTCCAGATCGAGCTCTCCGACGAGACGGTCAAGCAGCGCCACAAGGACATGATCTGCGAGGCGGTGATGCGCTATATCCGCGCCTGA
- a CDS encoding GlxA family transcriptional regulator, whose protein sequence is MPTPRQFSKKTSTSNMLRLKPGAGSEAAPYRVDFVLLEHFSMASFTVAMDVLVTANLLRADSFRFTPLSLDGDRVLSDLGLELVATELAPEALRELDLLVVCGGLRTALKYPVLDRLLDDCAAHGMALGGLWNGAWFLGRAGVLDDYGCSIHPEQRASLSERSPQTRITPASFTLDRDRLTAASPNGAMELMLGLVRRLYGDGLAEGVEEILSFSGARYRQVGPGAKKSMSLHLRTIVELMENNLEETLSLDQLAAYSGRSRRQIDRLFQAQLGTSPRRYYMELRITKSRRLLQYSDLSVMEVAVACGFVSVSHFSKCYAAYFGYPPSREQRLGE, encoded by the coding sequence GTGCCTACCCCACGCCAGTTCAGCAAGAAGACCAGTACCAGCAACATGCTCCGGCTCAAGCCCGGCGCCGGCAGCGAGGCGGCTCCCTACCGGGTCGACTTCGTGCTGCTCGAGCACTTCTCCATGGCCAGCTTCACCGTGGCGATGGACGTGCTGGTCACCGCCAACCTGCTGCGCGCCGACAGCTTCCGCTTTACCCCGCTGTCACTGGACGGCGACCGGGTGCTGAGCGACCTCGGCCTGGAGCTGGTGGCCACTGAGCTGGCCCCCGAGGCGCTGCGCGAGCTGGACCTGCTGGTGGTCTGCGGCGGCCTGCGCACCGCGCTCAAGTACCCGGTGCTCGACCGCCTGCTCGATGACTGCGCCGCCCACGGCATGGCCCTGGGCGGCCTGTGGAATGGCGCCTGGTTCCTTGGCCGCGCAGGGGTGCTCGACGACTATGGCTGCAGCATCCACCCCGAGCAGCGCGCCAGCCTGTCCGAGCGCAGCCCACAAACGCGCATCACCCCGGCCAGCTTCACCCTCGACCGCGACCGCCTCACCGCCGCCAGTCCCAATGGCGCCATGGAACTGATGCTGGGCCTGGTGCGGCGGCTGTATGGCGATGGCCTGGCCGAGGGCGTGGAGGAAATCCTGTCGTTCTCCGGTGCCCGCTATCGCCAGGTCGGCCCAGGCGCGAAGAAATCCATGAGCCTGCACCTGCGCACCATCGTCGAACTGATGGAAAACAACCTCGAGGAAACCCTCAGCCTCGACCAGTTGGCGGCCTACAGCGGCCGCTCGCGGCGGCAGATCGACCGCTTGTTCCAGGCCCAGCTGGGCACCTCGCCACGGCGCTACTACATGGAGCTGCGCATCACCAAGAGCCGGCGCCTGCTGCAGTACTCCGACCTGTCGGTGATGGAGGTGGCGGTGGCCTGCGGTTTCGTCTCGGTGTCGCACTTCAGCAAGTGCTATGCGGCCTACTTCGGCTACCCGCCGTCACGCGAGCAACGGCTGGGCGAATGA
- a CDS encoding DMT family transporter — MSSSTPLSGVNQPLRGIALVVVATFLFASHDALSKFLGGVYPVVLVVWARYVVHTLLMAGIFLPKAGLNVLRTNRPVLQTLRALCLLSTSLLFTTGLQYLPLAEATSVNFLAPVLVTALSAPLLRERVTVGQWVAVVLGFVGVVVVVHPGGAMFTPAILYPFGSAMGFCFYQLLTRLVSAHDSPTTSNFYAGLCNTLVMSVLVPFFWELPRWDHALLMLALGGFGMSAHLLLTQAFRHAAPALLAPFSYCQIVFAGLLGLLIYGQVPDDASLLGISIICLSGLGAAWMQRKR, encoded by the coding sequence ATGAGTTCCAGCACACCGTTGTCCGGAGTCAACCAACCGCTGCGCGGCATCGCCTTGGTGGTGGTGGCCACCTTCCTGTTCGCCAGCCACGACGCCTTGTCGAAGTTCCTTGGCGGCGTATACCCGGTGGTGCTGGTGGTGTGGGCGCGTTATGTGGTGCATACCCTGCTGATGGCGGGCATCTTCCTGCCCAAGGCGGGCCTCAATGTGCTGCGCACCAATCGCCCGGTGCTGCAGACCCTGCGTGCGCTGTGCCTGCTCAGTACCAGCCTGCTGTTCACCACGGGCCTGCAATACCTGCCGCTGGCCGAGGCTACCTCGGTCAACTTCCTCGCCCCGGTGTTGGTCACCGCCTTGTCGGCACCGCTGCTGCGCGAGCGGGTCACGGTGGGGCAATGGGTGGCGGTGGTGCTGGGGTTCGTCGGCGTTGTGGTGGTGGTACACCCGGGCGGGGCGATGTTCACCCCGGCCATTCTCTATCCGTTCGGCTCGGCCATGGGCTTCTGCTTCTATCAGTTGCTGACCCGGCTGGTGTCGGCCCACGACAGCCCGACCACCAGCAACTTCTACGCGGGGCTGTGCAACACCCTGGTGATGAGCGTCCTGGTGCCGTTTTTCTGGGAGTTGCCGCGCTGGGACCACGCTTTGTTGATGCTGGCCCTGGGCGGCTTCGGCATGAGCGCGCACCTGCTGCTGACCCAGGCCTTCCGCCATGCCGCGCCAGCGCTGCTGGCGCCGTTCAGCTACTGCCAGATTGTCTTCGCCGGGCTGTTGGGCCTGTTGATCTATGGCCAGGTGCCGGACGATGCCAGCCTGCTGGGTATCTCGATCATCTGCCTGAGTGGATTGGGCGCGGCGTGGATGCAGCGCAAGCGTTGA
- the quiC gene encoding 3-dehydroshikimate dehydratase QuiC, whose protein sequence is MQRSIATVSLSGTLPEKLEAIAAAGFDGVEIFENDLLYYAGSPREVRQMCADLGLAITLFQPFRDFEGCRRDRLQKNLDRAERKFDLMQELGTDLVLVCSNVQADALGDERLLVDDLRLLAEHAGQRGLRIGYEALAWGRHVNTYQQVWNLVRQADHPALGVILDSFHTLSLKGDPSAIRDIPGDKIFFVQMADAPILAMDVLEWSRHFRCFPGQGEMDLAGFLAPILATGYRGPLSLEIFNDGFRAAPPRQNAADGLRSLLYLEEQTGLRLQQQGIAVEPGVLFSPPAASAYDGVEFLEFAVDEAVGARLGGWLKRLGFAEAGKHRSKDVRLLRQNDINIVLNAEPYSFGHNFFEAHGPSLCATALRVRDEHAALQRATDFRGQPFRGLVGPNEREVPAVRAPDGSLIYLVGQGDGPSLYDTDFRLDAGAQASGGLRRIDHMALALPAESLDSWVLFYKSLFDFAADDEVVLPDPYGLVKSRALRSQCGSLRLPLNISENRNTAIAHALSSYRGSGVHHIAFDCQDIFQEVARAKEAGVPLLEIPLNYYDDLAARFDFDDEFLSELAYYNVLYDRDAQGGELFHVYTEPFEERFFFEIIQRKGGYAGYGAANVAVRLAAMAKARSGAPRKPVL, encoded by the coding sequence ATGCAGCGTTCGATAGCCACCGTGTCGTTGAGCGGCACCCTGCCAGAAAAGCTCGAAGCCATCGCCGCCGCCGGTTTCGACGGCGTGGAAATCTTCGAGAACGACTTGCTCTACTACGCGGGCAGCCCGCGCGAGGTACGCCAGATGTGCGCGGACCTGGGGCTGGCGATTACCTTGTTCCAGCCGTTTCGCGACTTCGAAGGGTGCCGCCGCGACCGCCTGCAGAAGAACCTCGACCGCGCCGAGCGCAAGTTCGACCTGATGCAGGAGCTGGGCACCGATCTGGTGCTGGTGTGCAGCAACGTCCAGGCCGACGCCCTGGGTGACGAGCGACTGCTGGTCGATGACTTGCGCCTGCTAGCCGAGCATGCCGGCCAGCGCGGCCTGCGCATCGGCTACGAGGCCCTGGCCTGGGGGCGCCACGTCAACACCTACCAGCAGGTGTGGAACCTGGTGCGCCAGGCTGACCACCCGGCGCTGGGGGTGATCCTCGACAGCTTCCACACCTTGTCGCTCAAGGGCGACCCCAGTGCCATTCGCGACATTCCAGGCGACAAGATCTTCTTCGTGCAGATGGCCGATGCACCGATCCTGGCCATGGATGTGCTGGAGTGGAGCCGGCACTTCCGCTGCTTCCCCGGGCAGGGCGAAATGGACCTGGCAGGTTTTCTGGCGCCGATTCTGGCCACTGGCTACCGTGGCCCGCTGTCGCTGGAGATCTTCAACGATGGCTTCCGCGCCGCGCCGCCCCGGCAGAACGCCGCCGATGGCCTGCGTTCGCTGCTGTACCTCGAGGAACAGACCGGCCTGCGCCTGCAGCAGCAGGGCATCGCTGTCGAGCCTGGCGTGCTGTTCAGTCCTCCGGCGGCCAGTGCCTACGACGGGGTGGAGTTTCTCGAGTTCGCCGTCGACGAAGCAGTGGGCGCGCGTCTGGGGGGGTGGCTCAAGCGCCTGGGCTTTGCCGAGGCCGGCAAACACCGCAGCAAGGATGTTCGCCTGCTGCGCCAGAACGACATCAATATCGTGCTCAATGCCGAGCCGTATTCGTTCGGCCACAACTTCTTCGAGGCCCACGGCCCGTCGTTGTGCGCCACCGCCTTGCGGGTGCGTGACGAGCATGCGGCCCTGCAGCGCGCCACCGATTTCCGTGGCCAGCCGTTCCGTGGCCTGGTCGGCCCCAACGAGCGCGAGGTGCCGGCGGTACGGGCGCCGGATGGCAGTCTGATCTACCTGGTGGGGCAGGGCGATGGCCCGAGCCTGTACGACACCGACTTCCGCCTCGACGCCGGCGCGCAGGCCAGCGGCGGCCTGCGCCGTATCGACCACATGGCCCTGGCGCTGCCGGCCGAGTCGCTCGACAGCTGGGTACTGTTCTACAAGAGCCTGTTCGACTTCGCCGCCGACGACGAGGTGGTACTGCCCGACCCGTATGGCCTGGTCAAGAGCCGCGCCTTGCGCAGCCAGTGTGGCAGCCTGCGCTTGCCGCTGAACATCTCGGAAAACCGCAACACCGCCATCGCCCACGCGCTGTCCAGCTATCGCGGCTCGGGGGTGCATCATATCGCCTTCGATTGCCAGGACATCTTCCAGGAAGTGGCGCGGGCCAAGGAGGCCGGTGTGCCGCTGCTGGAGATCCCGCTGAACTACTACGACGACCTGGCAGCGCGTTTCGACTTCGACGACGAATTCCTCAGCGAGCTGGCGTACTACAACGTGCTGTACGACCGCGATGCCCAGGGCGGCGAGCTGTTCCACGTGTATACCGAGCCGTTCGAGGAGCGTTTCTTCTTCGAGATCATCCAGCGCAAGGGTGGTTATGCCGGGTACGGCGCGGCGAACGTGGCGGTGCGCTTGGCGGCGATGGCCAAGGCGCGCAGCGGGGCGCCGCGCAAGCCGGTATTGTAG
- a CDS encoding PLD nuclease N-terminal domain-containing protein — protein MEVGTLWIIVAAVVILLEIWAIWHIIGSDRRAERKMLWIVFVVYAPLPGLLFWAFSGPRAVKGRAVLQEK, from the coding sequence ATGGAAGTCGGAACCCTCTGGATCATCGTCGCTGCGGTCGTGATTCTGCTGGAGATCTGGGCGATCTGGCACATCATCGGCAGCGACAGACGCGCCGAACGGAAAATGTTGTGGATCGTCTTCGTGGTCTACGCGCCGTTGCCGGGGTTGCTGTTCTGGGCTTTCAGTGGGCCGAGGGCGGTCAAGGGGCGGGCGGTGTTGCAGGAGAAGTGA
- a CDS encoding MFS transporter has product MAHSSSQAKKATASGWIGSALEYYDFFIYAQAAALIFPQIFFPNTDPKMAIIASLATYGVGYLARPVGAFVLGHWGDTRGRKNVLLLCMFLMGLSTMAVGLLPTYHDIGILAPALLVVLRLIQGFAVAGEISGASSMIMEHAPFGRRGYYASFTLQGVQAGQVLAAAVFLPLAYFMPSEAFNEWGWRIPFLMSAMVLIAGFIIRKEVHETPAFVNEEKQDKVAKSPISEAFRHSWKHMVLVMFMALMNVIPVVATIFGAAYAVQPAYGIGFDKSVYLWIPVVGNIVAVLVIPFVGNLSDKIGRRPTMITGCIGSGLLAFVYLYAISIQNVPLAFAASIVMWGMVYQGYNAVFPSFYPELFHTRYRVSAMAIAQNIGTMLTAMLPALFALVAPPGSENIPMVVGGLAFFITCVCALAAYIAPETHRLAMEDLGNPQAKPMEKQAYEASRKDSFQAVSH; this is encoded by the coding sequence ATGGCTCACTCCAGCTCTCAAGCCAAGAAAGCGACCGCCAGCGGGTGGATCGGCTCGGCACTCGAGTACTACGACTTTTTCATCTATGCCCAGGCTGCGGCCCTGATCTTCCCGCAAATCTTCTTCCCCAATACTGACCCCAAGATGGCCATCATCGCCTCGCTGGCGACCTACGGTGTGGGTTACCTGGCGCGCCCGGTCGGCGCCTTCGTGCTGGGCCACTGGGGTGACACCCGCGGACGCAAGAACGTGCTGCTGCTGTGCATGTTCCTCATGGGCTTGTCGACCATGGCCGTCGGCCTGCTGCCGACCTACCACGACATCGGCATCCTCGCCCCGGCCTTGCTGGTGGTGCTGCGCCTGATCCAGGGCTTCGCGGTGGCCGGCGAGATCTCCGGCGCCAGTTCGATGATCATGGAGCACGCGCCGTTCGGCCGGCGCGGCTACTACGCAAGTTTCACCCTGCAGGGCGTTCAGGCCGGCCAGGTACTGGCAGCGGCGGTGTTCCTGCCGCTGGCCTACTTCATGCCCAGCGAAGCCTTCAACGAATGGGGCTGGCGTATTCCGTTCCTGATGAGCGCCATGGTGCTGATCGCAGGCTTCATCATCCGCAAGGAAGTCCACGAGACGCCGGCCTTCGTCAATGAAGAGAAGCAGGACAAGGTAGCCAAGTCGCCGATCAGCGAAGCCTTCCGCCACAGCTGGAAGCACATGGTGCTGGTGATGTTCATGGCCCTGATGAACGTGATCCCGGTGGTGGCGACCATCTTCGGCGCGGCCTACGCGGTGCAGCCGGCCTACGGCATCGGCTTCGACAAGAGCGTTTACCTGTGGATCCCGGTGGTGGGCAACATCGTCGCGGTACTGGTGATTCCGTTCGTGGGCAACCTGTCCGACAAGATCGGCCGGCGCCCGACCATGATCACCGGCTGCATCGGCTCGGGCCTGCTGGCGTTCGTCTACCTGTATGCGATCAGCATCCAGAACGTACCGTTGGCCTTCGCCGCCTCGATCGTGATGTGGGGCATGGTGTACCAGGGCTACAACGCGGTGTTCCCAAGCTTCTACCCGGAACTGTTCCACACCCGCTACCGCGTCTCGGCCATGGCGATCGCGCAGAACATCGGCACCATGCTCACCGCAATGCTGCCCGCGCTGTTCGCCCTGGTGGCGCCGCCCGGCTCGGAAAACATCCCGATGGTGGTCGGCGGCCTGGCGTTCTTCATCACCTGTGTGTGCGCCCTGGCAGCGTACATCGCGCCGGAAACCCACCGCCTGGCGATGGAAGACCTGGGTAATCCGCAGGCCAAGCCGATGGAGAAGCAGGCGTACGAGGCTAGCCGCAAAGACAGCTTTCAGGCCGTGAGCCACTGA
- a CDS encoding aldo/keto reductase, producing MHRLTTRNGLDLPAIGLGTWPMTGAQCTQAVRQALELGYRHIDTATAYGNEEAVGQALRESDVPREQIHLTTKVWWDRLEPKAMRQSLEDSLRTLGTDYVELFHIHWPSKDMDLARSIETLVALRDEGKARHIGVANFPLGLLRRVVEELGAPLSAIQVEYHVLLDQQPLLDYARRHDLLLTAYTPLARGQAAEQPEIQAIARKHGVLPSQVALSWLLAQDGVAAIPKASSRENQLTNLAALELRLDDEDRALIAGLPKNRRVVSPEFAPDWND from the coding sequence ATGCATAGGCTCACCACCCGCAACGGCCTGGACCTGCCCGCCATCGGCCTGGGCACCTGGCCAATGACCGGGGCGCAGTGCACCCAGGCCGTACGCCAGGCCCTGGAGCTGGGTTACCGGCACATCGATACCGCCACTGCCTACGGCAACGAAGAGGCCGTCGGCCAGGCGCTGCGCGAAAGCGACGTGCCACGCGAACAGATCCACCTGACCACCAAAGTGTGGTGGGATCGCCTGGAGCCCAAGGCCATGCGCCAGTCGCTGGAAGACAGCCTGCGTACGTTGGGCACCGACTACGTCGAGCTGTTCCACATCCATTGGCCCAGCAAGGACATGGACCTGGCGCGCAGCATCGAAACGCTGGTGGCCCTGCGTGACGAGGGCAAGGCACGGCATATCGGCGTGGCCAACTTCCCGCTCGGCTTGCTGCGCCGGGTGGTCGAGGAGCTCGGTGCGCCCTTGTCGGCGATCCAGGTGGAATACCACGTGCTGCTCGACCAACAGCCGCTGCTCGACTATGCCCGCCGTCACGACTTGTTGCTGACCGCCTATACCCCACTGGCCCGTGGCCAGGCCGCCGAGCAACCGGAGATCCAGGCCATTGCCCGCAAGCACGGCGTGTTGCCCAGCCAGGTGGCGCTCAGCTGGCTGTTGGCGCAGGACGGCGTGGCCGCGATCCCCAAGGCCAGCAGCCGCGAAAACCAGCTGACCAACCTGGCAGCACTGGAGCTGCGCCTGGATGATGAAGATCGTGCACTGATCGCCGGTTTGCCAAAGAATCGGCGGGTCGTCAGCCCGGAGTTCGCGCCGGACTGGAACGACTAA
- a CDS encoding DOPA decarboxylase: MTPEQFRQYGHQLIDLIADYRQNIAERPVMAQVEPGYLKQALPSQAPQQGEAFEAILGDVDKLLMPGLSHWQHPDFYGYFPSNGTLSSVLGDFLSTGLGVLGLSWQSSPALSELEETTLDWLRQLLGLSAQWSGVIQDTASTSTLVALISARERATDYALVRGGLQAEAKPLIVYVSAHAHSSVDKAALLAGFGRDNIRLIATDDAFAMDPQALRAAIEQDLAAGNQPCAVVATTGTTTTTALDPLRAIGEVAQGHGLWLHVDSAMAGSAMILPECRWMWDGIELADSVVVNAHKWLGVAFDCSIYYVRDPQHLIRVMSTNPSYLQSAVDGEVKNLRDWGIPLGRRFRALKLWFMLRSEGVEALQQRLRRDLDNARWLAEQVEAADQWQVLAPVQLQTLCIQHRPEGLEGEALDAHTKAWAERLNASGAAYVTPATLNGRWMVRVSVGALPTERGDVQRLWQNLQDVVKG; encoded by the coding sequence ACTATCGCCAGAACATCGCCGAACGCCCGGTCATGGCCCAGGTCGAGCCGGGCTACCTCAAACAGGCCCTGCCAAGCCAGGCCCCCCAGCAAGGCGAGGCATTCGAGGCGATCCTCGGCGATGTCGACAAACTGCTCATGCCCGGCTTGTCGCATTGGCAACATCCAGACTTCTACGGCTACTTCCCGTCCAACGGCACGCTGTCCTCGGTGCTCGGCGACTTCCTCAGCACCGGCCTGGGCGTGCTTGGCCTGTCGTGGCAGTCGAGCCCAGCGCTGAGCGAGCTGGAGGAAACCACGCTCGACTGGCTGCGCCAGCTGCTCGGCCTGTCGGCGCAGTGGAGCGGGGTAATCCAGGACACCGCGTCCACCAGCACCCTGGTGGCATTGATCAGCGCCCGCGAACGCGCCACCGACTACGCCCTGGTGCGCGGTGGCTTGCAGGCCGAGGCCAAGCCGTTGATCGTCTACGTCAGTGCCCATGCCCACAGTTCGGTGGACAAGGCGGCGTTGCTGGCCGGCTTTGGCCGCGACAACATTCGCCTGATCGCCACCGACGACGCCTTCGCCATGGACCCGCAAGCCCTGCGCGCCGCCATCGAGCAAGACCTGGCCGCTGGAAACCAGCCCTGTGCCGTAGTGGCCACCACCGGCACCACGACCACCACCGCCCTCGACCCACTGCGGGCGATCGGCGAGGTCGCCCAGGGCCACGGCCTGTGGCTGCACGTCGACTCGGCGATGGCAGGTTCGGCGATGATCCTTCCGGAGTGCCGTTGGATGTGGGATGGCATCGAGCTGGCCGACTCGGTGGTGGTCAACGCGCACAAGTGGCTGGGCGTGGCCTTCGATTGCTCGATCTACTACGTGCGCGACCCACAGCACCTGATCCGGGTAATGAGCACCAACCCCAGCTACCTGCAATCGGCGGTCGATGGCGAGGTCAAGAACCTGCGTGACTGGGGCATCCCGCTGGGCCGTCGCTTCCGCGCCCTGAAGCTGTGGTTCATGTTGCGCAGCGAAGGGGTCGAGGCCTTGCAGCAGCGGCTGCGCCGGGACCTGGATAACGCCCGTTGGTTGGCCGAGCAGGTCGAGGCGGCTGACCAGTGGCAGGTACTGGCACCTGTGCAGTTGCAGACCTTGTGCATCCAGCATCGGCCGGAGGGGTTGGAAGGCGAGGCACTGGATGCGCATACCAAGGCCTGGGCCGAGCGGCTCAATGCATCGGGGGCGGCGTATGTGACCCCGGCGACCTTGAATGGGCGTTGGATGGTGCGGGTGTCGGTAGGGGCGCTGCCGACCGAGCGCGGGGATGTGCAGCGGCTGTGGCAGAACCTGCAGGACGTGGTCAAGGGGTGA